The proteins below are encoded in one region of Nitrospira sp.:
- the dxs1 gene encoding 1-deoxy-D-xylulose-5-phosphate synthase 1, giving the protein MSLLKTIHSPGDLRRVAPKDFPVLCQEIRDQIISAVSAVGGHLASNLGVVELTVALHYLLDTPHDKIVWDTSNQAYAHKLLTGRREQFHTLRQYGGLSGFCKREESVYDTFNAGHAGTGVSAAYGMVEARDQQNLRHKVLCVVGDGAMTAGMTLEGLHHAGGTNRDFIVVLNDNQMSISKNVGAISAYLNRTFTGEFFNKMREDAGQLLRAIPHIGQDMQKMARRAEELAKGIILPGLLFEELGFQYVGPIDGHNFEHLLPTLENVLKMRGPVLLHVITKKGLGYEPAMRNPVWFHACPAFVRETGEMAKKPSRPSYTSHAVNTLVTLAREDRRIVAITAAMCEGTGLNAFEKEFPDRLYDVGIAEQHAVTFAAGLAADGMRPVVALYSTFLQRSYDQVVHDVATQNLPVTFCIDRGGLVAEDGTTHHGAFDFAFLRHVPNMVVMAPKDENELQHMIKTALSYDGPASVRYPRGTCLGVAIDETPTALPIGKGELLREGSDVAIVAVGVTVGPALQAAVRLAEQGISAAVVNARFVKPLDQDLIARVASAAKCVVTVEEGARMGGFGSAVLEALSEQGLALPTKVIGLPDWYIEQGPQDLLREKYRLTAQGIADSVAAFFEHVANGSLRRPGSAAEAFAFKSHHAYLSEGDEQGS; this is encoded by the coding sequence ATGTCACTCCTCAAGACGATTCACAGCCCCGGGGATCTCCGACGAGTGGCCCCCAAAGATTTTCCTGTGCTCTGCCAGGAAATTCGGGACCAAATTATCTCGGCGGTGTCTGCTGTGGGTGGACATCTGGCATCCAATCTCGGGGTTGTGGAATTGACCGTGGCGCTGCACTACCTGCTGGACACACCGCACGATAAGATTGTGTGGGATACCAGTAATCAAGCCTACGCGCACAAGCTGCTGACTGGCCGCCGGGAGCAATTTCATACGCTTCGTCAATACGGTGGCCTAAGCGGGTTCTGCAAACGCGAAGAAAGCGTCTACGACACATTCAATGCCGGCCATGCTGGAACAGGGGTATCTGCGGCGTACGGTATGGTCGAGGCACGCGACCAGCAAAATCTGAGGCACAAGGTTTTGTGCGTTGTGGGTGACGGCGCCATGACCGCTGGAATGACGTTGGAAGGGTTGCACCACGCCGGGGGCACCAACCGTGACTTCATTGTCGTGCTGAACGACAATCAGATGTCCATTTCGAAAAATGTGGGTGCCATCTCCGCCTACCTCAACCGCACCTTCACAGGAGAGTTCTTTAACAAGATGCGCGAGGATGCGGGACAGTTGCTGCGGGCAATCCCTCATATTGGGCAAGATATGCAGAAGATGGCGCGGCGTGCCGAAGAGCTAGCCAAAGGCATCATCCTCCCAGGACTCTTGTTCGAGGAACTGGGATTCCAATACGTCGGTCCTATTGACGGTCACAATTTTGAGCACCTGCTTCCGACCCTGGAAAACGTGCTCAAGATGAGGGGGCCGGTCCTCCTGCACGTGATCACGAAGAAGGGATTGGGATACGAACCGGCCATGAGAAATCCGGTATGGTTCCACGCCTGTCCGGCCTTTGTGCGCGAAACGGGGGAAATGGCCAAGAAACCGTCGCGGCCGAGCTACACATCTCACGCAGTGAATACCCTGGTGACGTTAGCTCGAGAGGATCGGCGCATTGTGGCCATTACGGCAGCCATGTGCGAAGGGACGGGACTGAATGCGTTTGAGAAAGAATTTCCGGACCGGCTCTACGACGTCGGCATTGCTGAACAACACGCCGTGACATTCGCGGCTGGATTGGCAGCTGATGGGATGCGGCCTGTCGTCGCGCTGTATTCTACGTTTCTGCAGCGCTCCTACGATCAGGTTGTGCATGACGTGGCAACGCAAAATTTGCCCGTTACGTTCTGTATCGATCGTGGCGGATTGGTAGCGGAAGACGGCACGACCCATCACGGGGCGTTCGACTTCGCGTTTCTGCGCCACGTTCCGAACATGGTGGTGATGGCACCGAAAGATGAGAATGAGCTTCAACACATGATCAAGACGGCATTGTCCTATGACGGGCCCGCGTCGGTCCGGTATCCGAGGGGAACCTGCCTGGGAGTAGCGATCGATGAGACGCCGACTGCCTTGCCCATCGGCAAGGGTGAGTTGTTGCGGGAAGGCTCCGATGTGGCGATCGTTGCTGTCGGGGTAACAGTCGGGCCGGCTCTACAAGCCGCCGTGCGTCTGGCGGAACAGGGGATTTCAGCTGCCGTTGTGAACGCACGCTTCGTGAAGCCGCTCGATCAGGATTTGATTGCCCGAGTAGCAAGCGCAGCCAAGTGTGTGGTGACGGTGGAAGAGGGTGCGCGGATGGGCGGCTTCGGATCTGCTGTGCTCGAGGCGCTGTCTGAGCAGGGGCTGGCATTGCCTACGAAGGTGATTGGGTTGCCGGATTGGTACATTGAGCAGGGGCCCCAGGACCTGTTGCGCGAAAAATACAGACTGACGGCCCAAGGTATCGCAGATTCGGTTGCTGCATTTTTCGAGCACGTCGCGAATGGGAGTTTACGGCGGCCCGGGTCGGCTGCCGAGGCCTTTGCGTTTAAATCGCATCACGCATACCTTTCGGAGGGTGACGAGCAAGGCAGCTGA
- the ispG gene encoding 4-hydroxy-3-methylbut-2-en-1-yl diphosphate synthase (flavodoxin), translating to MTIPHPSDVRATVEQIHQLEQAGCELVRLAVPDMEAADALPKIKAQVRIPLIADIHFDHRLALKAAQAVDCVRINPGNIGAWWKVTEVVKAVQDRGIPLRIGVNGGSLERDLLEKYGYPTAEALAESALNAVHAMEDIGFHDMKVSLKASDVHVAVDAYWIFAHQSDCPLHIGITEAGTVLTGAIKSSIGLGWLLMNGIGDTMRVSLAADPVEEVRVGFEILKSLELRHRGINVIACPTCGRVEIDVVRMANELEKKLSHITTPLNVSVLGCVVNGIGEGKEADIGIAGGEGVGILFKKGKLVRKVPMADLMETLIAEVEVLAKEKEAEGGDLPQTMLNAPQTAEAGNGARHSNTADPSRTLRKEIPVLPSR from the coding sequence ATGACGATTCCGCATCCGAGCGACGTCAGGGCAACCGTCGAACAGATCCACCAGCTCGAGCAGGCCGGCTGCGAGCTTGTGCGGCTCGCCGTGCCCGACATGGAAGCAGCGGACGCCTTACCGAAGATCAAGGCGCAAGTCCGCATTCCGTTGATTGCCGACATTCATTTCGACCATCGCCTGGCGCTGAAGGCCGCGCAGGCAGTGGATTGCGTGCGCATCAATCCAGGGAACATCGGCGCGTGGTGGAAAGTGACCGAAGTCGTCAAAGCTGTGCAAGATCGGGGCATCCCTTTGCGTATCGGCGTCAACGGCGGGTCGCTGGAACGGGATTTGTTGGAGAAGTATGGCTACCCGACCGCTGAAGCCCTAGCGGAGTCGGCGCTCAATGCCGTCCATGCCATGGAGGACATCGGATTTCACGACATGAAAGTATCTCTCAAGGCCTCCGACGTGCATGTCGCGGTCGATGCCTACTGGATATTTGCCCATCAATCGGACTGCCCTCTTCATATCGGTATTACCGAAGCGGGAACCGTTCTCACGGGGGCCATTAAATCCTCCATCGGTCTAGGATGGCTTCTGATGAATGGCATCGGAGATACCATGCGCGTGTCGTTAGCCGCGGACCCAGTGGAGGAAGTGCGGGTCGGATTCGAGATTCTGAAATCGCTCGAGCTCCGGCATCGTGGCATCAACGTCATCGCCTGTCCCACATGCGGGCGGGTTGAGATCGACGTAGTCCGAATGGCCAACGAACTCGAAAAAAAGCTGAGTCACATTACGACCCCACTCAATGTGTCGGTATTGGGTTGTGTCGTCAACGGGATTGGCGAGGGGAAGGAAGCCGACATCGGAATCGCCGGCGGTGAGGGTGTAGGAATCCTGTTCAAGAAGGGGAAGCTCGTCCGTAAGGTGCCCATGGCCGATCTGATGGAGACCCTGATTGCCGAAGTGGAGGTATTGGCGAAAGAAAAAGAAGCCGAAGGAGGAGACTTGCCGCAAACGATGCTCAATGCTCCTCAGACGGCGGAAGCCGGCAATGGGGCCAGACATTCGAATACCGCCGATCCATCTCGCACACTGCGTAAAGAGATCCCGGTTCTGCCCTCTCGATAG
- a CDS encoding hopanoid biosynthesis associated radical SAM protein HpnH, whose amino-acid sequence MAVPMSQAYRVAKYVLTQKLRGVKRYPLVLMLEPLFRCNLACAGCGKIQYPDHVLDRRLTPEQCWAAAEECGAPIVAIPGGEPLIHPEISRIVQGLVAQKRYVYVCTNAILLERKLKEFSPSTYLTFSVHMDGLKPEHDLAVCRDGVYEVAVKAIKAALANGHRVTTNTTLFDDANPDRVREFFDEMMDLGVEGMMISPGYSYQKAPDQQHFLKRARTRELFAKILSRPKRKWQFNQSPLFLDFLMGRKEYQCTPWGNPTYNVFGWQKPCYLLQEGYTKTFRDLMDTTAWQDYGTSKNEKCAECMVHCGYEASAVEDTFGSLGGFARTAKLTLLPTSR is encoded by the coding sequence ATGGCTGTCCCGATGTCCCAGGCCTATCGTGTCGCAAAGTATGTCCTTACCCAAAAGCTGAGAGGGGTCAAACGCTATCCTCTCGTCTTGATGCTGGAGCCCCTGTTTCGATGCAATCTTGCTTGTGCGGGCTGCGGAAAAATTCAATATCCCGACCATGTATTGGATCGCCGCTTGACGCCTGAACAGTGCTGGGCTGCAGCCGAGGAGTGCGGTGCGCCGATTGTCGCCATTCCCGGTGGAGAGCCGCTCATTCATCCGGAGATTTCCCGGATCGTCCAAGGATTGGTCGCGCAGAAGCGTTATGTTTATGTCTGTACTAATGCGATTCTCCTGGAGCGAAAGTTAAAAGAGTTCAGCCCATCGACCTACCTCACATTCAGCGTGCATATGGACGGACTGAAGCCCGAGCACGATCTGGCCGTCTGTCGCGATGGCGTGTATGAGGTGGCCGTGAAAGCGATCAAGGCCGCTTTGGCAAACGGTCATCGGGTGACGACCAACACGACGCTGTTCGACGACGCCAATCCGGACCGCGTGCGGGAATTCTTCGATGAGATGATGGATCTGGGCGTGGAAGGCATGATGATCTCGCCGGGGTATAGCTACCAGAAGGCACCAGATCAACAGCATTTCTTAAAGCGGGCGCGGACGCGCGAGTTGTTCGCAAAAATCCTGAGCCGGCCGAAAAGAAAATGGCAATTCAATCAGTCTCCGCTATTCTTGGACTTTCTCATGGGGCGGAAAGAGTACCAATGCACGCCTTGGGGAAATCCGACGTACAACGTGTTTGGGTGGCAGAAGCCGTGCTACCTCCTGCAAGAAGGCTATACCAAAACGTTCCGCGATCTGATGGACACGACCGCGTGGCAAGACTACGGGACCAGCAAGAACGAAAAGTGCGCCGAGTGCATGGTGCATTGTGGATACGAGGCGTCGGCGGTCGAAGACACGTTTGGAAGCCTCGGGGGATTTGCGCGAACCGCGAAGCTGACGCTCTTACCGACGTCTCGTTAG